CCCGCCCGGTCGATATAGCCTCTGGCGACGTGTTCACCTTCGACTACGGACCGCTGGGCACCTTCTCGTGCCGCTTCACGGGAGAATCGCGGCATGGCTGACAATAGCTTCAAAGCGGCCCTGACCCGTGGCGACCGTCTCTACGGCTTCTGGCTGGCCCTGGCGGACGCCTACAGCGCCGAGCTCTGTGCCGGGGCGGGGTTCGACTGGCTGGTGATCGATGGCGAGCATGCTCCCAACGACGTGCGGAGCATGCTGAGGCAGCTTCAGGCGGTCGCGCCTTATCCTGCCGCGCCCGTGGTCCGACCCCCTGTCGGTGATCCCGTCCTGATCAAGCAACTCCTCGACATTGGGGCCAGGAACCTCCTCATCCCGATGGTCGAGTCGGCGGCCCAGGCGCGGGAGATGGTCGCGGCCACCCGCTATCCGCCGCAGGGCATACGCGGCGTGGCGAGCGCCCTGGTGCGGGCGAGCAGCTTCTCGCGCGACGCGGATTATCTGCGGCACGCGAATGAGGGCGTCTGCCTGCTGCTCCAGGTGGAGACAGCCGGGGCCCTCGGGGAGTTGGACGACATCGCCCGGGTGGACGGCGTGGACGGCGTGTTCGTCGGCCCCGCCGACCTTGCCGCGAGCATGGGGCACCTGGGGAATCCCGGGCACCCGGACGTGCAGGCGGCGATCCGGGACGCGGCGGCGCGGCTTCGCGCCGCGGGCAAGGCGGCGGGCATCCTGGCGACTGACGAGGCGGTGGCCCAGACCTACCTGGAATGGGGCTACACCTTCGTCGCGGTGGGCGTGGACGTGCTGCTGCTGGCCCGTATGACGAGCGAACTGGCGACGCGGTTCAGGGGGTAGGGCGGGTTGCTCGTCACGTGACGAGCAAAGAGGGGCGTGGACCTGAAGCTTACTGAGCTCGGTTCCACACCCATTTATTTACACCCCGGGCCATTCGTTGCTGGTCCGCCCGGGGGTCGCGGTTGGCATCGGTCTCTCTGCTCTGGGCACCGCCAAGCGCCACCTGGTTCACCTCCCAGAGAGTGAAAGTCACCGGGAAAGTTTACCAGGGCAAAAGCTCTCCTCGCCGCGAGAGGTTCTCGGCAGCGCAGTCGAACGGCTCGCGTTGAGTTCGCAGGGGGAGGTAGCCGACGCCGGGCAGCACCGCCAGATCCATTCGGCAGGAGGGCTGCCCTTCCTCCATGACATTGAGCCTGAGTGTGGGTGTTCTGGGGACAAATTCCGGAGCGATCCCAAAGAACACCCTTCTGCTCGTCACGTGACGAGCAGAAGGGCCGGGGGGAGAGCCGTGCCCGACTCTCCCCCCTCTCCTGACGGCTTAGCGTCTGCGGCCCCGCGCCTTTTGCGGCCCGACCCGGCCAGCTCCCGTGCCCGTGTCGAGGCGCTGAGCGTTGTGGGGGTGCGGTTTGGCGGTCCGTTTCTGGCCCTGCTGGGCGCGGCCATGACCGGCTGTCCCCGCCTCGCGCGGGGGGTGCCCCTGCCGGGGTTGGGGTGAACCGGGATTCCCCGGGCGTCCACCTCCGCCTCCCCGGCCCTGACCCTGCTTCTCCTGGATGGCCTTGTCGATCTGGCCCTCCTCGCGGGTGAGGGTCGGCTGAACGGCGGCGGGCAGGCCGCGGCGCACGTTGCGCCACAGCTCGCGCTGCTCGGGAATCAGGAGGACGAGGTTCACGCCGGGGCGCCCCGCGCGGGCGGTGCGGCCCGAGCGGTGGACGTGGTCTTCGGCAGTGGAGGCCACGTCCATGTGGATGACCAGCCGCACCTCGGGCAGGTCGATGCCGCGCCCGGCGATGTCGGTCGCCACAAGCACACGCGACTGGCCCTCGCGCAACAGGTCCATGGTCCGCTCGCGCTTCTTCTGATCCATGTTGCCCTGAAGGGCGCTGACCTCCTCGCCGGGGAGCAGGGCGGCCAGCCGCTCGGCGCGGCGTTTGACGAGCGCCTTGGTGCGGCAGAAGATCACCACGCAGCCGCCCGGGGCGCGCAGGGCCTCGCGCGCGTGCTCGGCGGCCACCTCCAGCACGTCCTCTCGCGTGGTGTGGACGAGCAGGTGGGTGGCGCCGGTCGCCCCGCCCAGGATGTCGTCACTCTGGGCCGCCTCGGCCGAGCGCTCGGGCGCGATGTCGATGCGCTCGGGGGCGTGCATGAAGCGCTCCGCGACCTCGCGGATGGCGGCGGGGAAGGTGGCGGAGGCCATGGCGATCTGGAGGTTCCGGCCGGCCGCGGCTTGTGCCGCCCGCAGGATGTCGCCCACGTCCTTCAGGAAGCCCAGGCTCAGCAGCTCGTCGGCCTCGTCCAGAACGACGTAGCGCAGCCCGGCGAGGGAGAGTTCGCCGCGCGTGATCAGGTCCTTGAGGCGTCCGGGCGTTCCGGCGATCACGCCCTTGCCGCTCGCCTCGCCCCGGGTCTGGTTGGGTGTGATGCCGCCCGTGATGCGCCCGGCGGGCATCCCGAGTTCGCGGGCCACGTCGCGGATCTGCACGGCCAGCTCGCGCGTGGGCGTGACGACCAGCACCTCGGGCCGCATGCCGCGCGGCGTCCCCATGCCGATGCCGCGGGCGGCGGCCGGGATCAGGAAGGCGAGCGTCTTGCCGCTGCCCGTCCGGGCGG
This window of the Deinococcus apachensis DSM 19763 genome carries:
- the hpaI gene encoding 4-hydroxy-2-oxoheptanedioate aldolase; this encodes MADNSFKAALTRGDRLYGFWLALADAYSAELCAGAGFDWLVIDGEHAPNDVRSMLRQLQAVAPYPAAPVVRPPVGDPVLIKQLLDIGARNLLIPMVESAAQAREMVAATRYPPQGIRGVASALVRASSFSRDADYLRHANEGVCLLLQVETAGALGELDDIARVDGVDGVFVGPADLAASMGHLGNPGHPDVQAAIRDAAARLRAAGKAAGILATDEAVAQTYLEWGYTFVAVGVDVLLLARMTSELATRFRG
- a CDS encoding DEAD/DEAH box helicase, whose product is MTPTRTKDQPERTSAQATDRSATPTRPGQHREGQDRTRPGQPAPGSSPVTDWQRFLGGRTPTPVQAGAIPALLAGRDVITTARTGSGKTLAFLIPAAARGIGMGTPRGMRPEVLVVTPTRELAVQIRDVARELGMPAGRITGGITPNQTRGEASGKGVIAGTPGRLKDLITRGELSLAGLRYVVLDEADELLSLGFLKDVGDILRAAQAAAGRNLQIAMASATFPAAIREVAERFMHAPERIDIAPERSAEAAQSDDILGGATGATHLLVHTTREDVLEVAAEHAREALRAPGGCVVIFCRTKALVKRRAERLAALLPGEEVSALQGNMDQKKRERTMDLLREGQSRVLVATDIAGRGIDLPEVRLVIHMDVASTAEDHVHRSGRTARAGRPGVNLVLLIPEQRELWRNVRRGLPAAVQPTLTREEGQIDKAIQEKQGQGRGGGGGRPGNPGSPQPRQGHPPREAGTAGHGRAQQGQKRTAKPHPHNAQRLDTGTGAGRVGPQKARGRRR